In Pseudomonas abieticivorans, the genomic window CCTTCGGCATAGTGATCGAGCATTCGATTTGAGTCTTGTGATTGCAGCGACTGATTCCATTGATCGAACAACGCTGAGATCTGTGCATCGGTGGGTCTGATACATTCATTTGTGTTCGCGTGTACGGCCAGTGGCAGTACCGCGAGCAGCGCCATGAATCCTTTCATAGGTTCGCCTCCGTATAAGTGAAGCCAGACTATAAAGAGCGTCGGGACGCTTGGCACGATGCAGCCCATTACAATTTAAGTCCCCTGGCCTTGACCTTCGCAGGCAGGTTGAAGTATTTTGGATCCATGAATAGATCGCAGCGTTACACCACCGTAACCACCACGACCGCCACCGGCGGGGCGTGTGGTTAATGCGTGTGTGCGGTTAGCACGTAACACCCAAGGCCCCGCCAGCAATGGACGGGGCCTTTTTTTTGCCCTGCCTGCTGGCCTTCAAGGAGAAGCACCATGCTGCAACTTAATGCGCGACAGGCAGCCCTATTGATCGTGGATATGCAGGTCGGACTGTTTCAGGGCCCGCAACAGCCGTATGAGGCTGAGCGCTTGGTGGCGACGGTAAAGCGCTTGATTGGCAAGGCGCGGTCGGCGCAGGTGCCGGTGTTTGCCGTGCGCCACACCGGGCCTGCAGGTTCGCCGATTGCCGCGGGCAGCGGGTTCTGGCAGGTGTTGCCTGAATTGGGCCTGGAGGAGGGCGTGGATCACCTGTTCAACAAGTCGGCGCCCAGTTGCTTCCAAGGGACTGACCTGGCACAGCGCTTTGGCGACGCGGGCGTGAAGGAGGTCGTGGTGGTGGGGCTCAAGACTCAGTACTGCGTGGACAGCACGTGCCGGGCCGCTTTGGAGTTGGGGTTCAAACCGGTGTTGGTGGCCGATGGGCACAGCTGCATGGACACCGAGGTGATGCCGGCGGCCGCGATCATCGCG contains:
- a CDS encoding cysteine hydrolase family protein — translated: MLQLNARQAALLIVDMQVGLFQGPQQPYEAERLVATVKRLIGKARSAQVPVFAVRHTGPAGSPIAAGSGFWQVLPELGLEEGVDHLFNKSAPSCFQGTDLAQRFGDAGVKEVVVVGLKTQYCVDSTCRAALELGFKPVLVADGHSCMDTEVMPAAAIIAHHNLTLGGPTARVVGEGELAFV